In the Catenovulum adriaticum genome, CATTCAAAATTAATGATTGAAGAAATTTTACGTGATTTAGCAGAATCGGACCCAAGTTGGCGTATTGCTATTTTACGTTACTTTAATCCGATAGGTGCCCATGAATCAGGCTTAATTGGTGAAGATCCTAACGGCATTCCAAACAATTTAATGCCATTTATTACCCAAGTCGCCGTTGGCCGACGAGATAAACTCAGTATATTTGGTAATGATTACAACACCAAAGATGGCACTGGCGTAAGAGATTATATTCATGTTGTCGATTTAGCGTTAGGACATTTAAAAGCATTAGATAAATTAAAATCAGACTCTGGTGTATTTACTTATAATTTAGGAACAGGAACGGGTTATTCGGTGCTTGAAATGGCGACTGCATTTGAAAAAGTATCCCAGCAACCTATTCCTTATGAAGTCGTAGATCGTCGTCCTGGTGATGTCGCTGCCTGTTACGCTGATGCAAGCGCTGCAAAAGCAGAGTTAAACTGGTCAGCACAATATGAACTTGAAAGAATGTGTCAAGATAGCTGGCGCTGGCAAAAAAACAACCCTAACGGGTATAAACAATAAGAGCACACTATGAAATTTTTAATTACAGGTGCCGCCGGTTTTATTGGTTTTCACACCGCGTTAAAGCTATTACAACAAGGTCATCAAGTGGTTGGTATAGATAACTTGAATGACTATTACTCCGTAAAATTAAAAGAAGATAGGCTTGCCGAACTCGCACCCTACTCTGAATTTAAATTTATCAAACTCGATTTGGCTAATAGAGAAGGCATGGCTGAGCTGTTTAAAAAGGAACAGTTTGAACAAGTCATTCATTTGGCTGCTCAAGCCGGCGTTAGATACTCAATTGATAACCCATTTGCTTACGCAGATGCAAACTTAATTGGTCACTTGAGTATATTAGAAGGCTGTCGCCATAACCAAGTTAAGCATTTAGTTTACGCATCCAGCAGCTCTGTATACGGGCTCAACGAAAAAATGCCTTTTGATACCTCTGACTCAGTCGATCATCCGGTTTCGCTTTATGCTGCAACCAAAAAATCGAATGAACTAATGAGCCATACCTATGCCCATTTATATGGCATACCAACCTCGGGTTTAAGGTTTTTTACGGTTTATGGCCCTTGGGGCCGCCCAGACATGGCTTTATTTAAATTTACAAAAGCGATGCTCGATGGTAAAGCTATCGATATTTATAACAATGGCGATATGGCCCGAGATTTTACTTATATTGACGACATTGTTGAAGGTATTCTAAGAGTAGCTCGTAAACCGCCAAGTGCGAATGCAAATTGGAAGCCGGAAGCTGGCTCTGCTAAAGATAGCTCTGCGCCTTATTATATTTATAATATAGGCAATGGCTCACCTGTTAAGCTAATGGATTTTGTAAAAGCCATTGAAGATGCTATTGGTATTGAAGCAAGTAAGAACTTTATGCCCATGCAACCTGGCGATGTTTATAAAACTTGGGCTGATACTCAAGATTTAGAAACCATAACAGATTACAAGCCGCAAGTAGGCGTTAAACAAGGCGTTAACGCTTTTGTTGATTGGTATCGCACTTATTATCAAGTTTAAAACTTTACATAAGTGTGAACTTTTTTTGAAAAAATAATGAGCTTATCATTGAGGTTTGAGCAGAAGTCTTTAGAATTACGATTTTTGCTTGAACCCTAAAATGTACCTATATATCTAATGAAACTAAAACTCTCGTTCGCAATTGCTTGTGCTTTAACAAGCCATTCAGTATATGCAAAACAAGGACAGGACAAATTAGGCAGTTTTGTCGCCTCCGTTGAAGTCGGCTACATAATGACGTCTGGCACAAACAAAAACGACTCAACTTCCACCATAGTTAAATTTGATATAGGTAATGAAACAGAATCATTCCGTAATCAATTTGCGTTTGACTCCACATTTAAAGAAGACGAAGTTAGCTATACCGACGATAACAATGAGGAAAAAAAACGTAAAAAAACAACTAAAGAAAAGTATTTCGCTTCTGTCCAAACAAACTATAAAGTTAATCGCGAAGGCGATGCTATATTAGCCTTCGCCTCGTACGAGTCTGATCGCTTTTCTGCGTTTCATTACCAAACTTCAATAGCAACGGGTTATAATACTCGAGTATTAGATTCAAAAACGGGCTTTTTAGACCTATCTATTGGTCCTGGCTATGCATTTGATAGCTTACGCGTTTATACCAATGATGAAGGTCAGCGTGTCAATGCTGATAATGTTTTAATATACGATGATAATGGGGCTATAACTTACCCTAAAGATGATTATGAAAACCGCAAGCAAATGATTTGGCGTGGTGCTGTTACTTACCAGCGAAAAATTATGGAAAACATTAATTTTAAATCAGCTTACTCAATTGAAAAAGGCAACTATAATACAAAATCGGTTTTTGAAACGGCTTTAACCATGCAAGTAAATGGTTCATTATCGTTAAAAGCTGCTGTCAAAAATAAAAAGAACACCAATGAAGGGATAACGACAGACGATAAACGTAATTCAGTGACTTTAGTCTATAACTTCTAAAAACCGTTAATCGCTTTGCAGACATAAAAAAACCGCAAATAAATGCGGTTTTTTTATGTCTGCAAACTTATCGCTATACTATTCTAAGTTTTCAGCAAAACGCTCTGATAATTTTTGATACACTTTATCTAACTGCTTTTCTGTTAAAGGATCGAGTGTAATATCATTAAATACTACAGCGGTTTTGTCACCAGCACGAATAACTTCAATCACGTAACTGCCTTTTTTCAAACCCAGTAGCTGTTCATTTTTGCCAACTAGATTAGACCAAAAGCCCGTATTATCAGACTTAGCACGTGCATAAATGCGACCTTGGATTTTATTTAAATCCGTCATTAACATTTCATAATGATCAAGTGCATCTATTATACGTACCCAAGCGTGTTCATAAGGAACATCTAAAATAAAGGCGTCATCTCCGTTTGGAGCTTGACCACGCTCCATATTAAAGCCTTTAACGTATTCTGTACGTCTGTTTTCAGCATCTAATCTAAGGCGATATTCAAAATGACCTACAATTGCATTAACCATTTCGGTTTCAACGGCTTGGTCACTAAACACCTGATGCATAGGATCATTTTCTTTAACGGCTTGACGTTCAACTAATTTAACTTTTACCTGACCAGAACGTCCGTGCGGTTTCATTTTTACTTCAAACTGGTATTTTTGACGTTCAACCAAATGGGAGTTAGTCCATAAGCCCCAACCAGTTTCTCGCTCAACTTCAACCCAATCGGTTAATAACACCTGAGCATTTTTGTCATAACTTAATACATCTACGTCATTTTTATCCAGATAGCCATTAATAGCATTCCAAATTGCCTGATTTAAATTATCAATTTGCTCAGTTTGCTCAAACCATATTGTTGAACGTGGATCGTTGTCATCAATATGGCTGGCAGTCACAATAGGCGCAATTAAGCGGGGTGGAAAAATAGAAATTTTATTACCAACTTGGCCATCTAATTGTGATTGATGATCAATATAATAATCTTGTTTAACTTGTGCCGAGCTAAGGTTTTCTGGCACTTTAATAGGCTCTTTAAGCTGAGCGTCAGTGTAATTAAAATCACCATCTGCTTTATTAGGCTTACCAGCGCACGCTGCCAATAATGCACTGCAGGCAGCCAAACTCGTCCATTTTAATAAGCGCTTTGTTTTATGCATGTATAAAACCTGATTGTTGTAAAGCTTGTTCGATTACTAATTTTGAATTTGGTTCCGGCTCAAGTAGCGGTAAGCGGAAAATACATTCAGGAATCAACCCCATACGGAACAATGCCCATTTAACTGGAACCGGATTAGATTCAACAAATAATTTTTGGTGTAAAATTAAAATTTTCTCATCAATTACTTTTGCTTCGTCATATTTGTCTTGCTTAATCAGCTCGCAAATATTAGAGACTTCACTTGGTGCAACATTAGCTGTAACAGAAATTACCCCATGTCCACCCGCTTGTAAAAATGCTAATGAGGTTTCATCATCACCACTGAGTAAACTAAAATCATCACTCACTAACGCTTTTATTTCATGTAAGCGGTCTATGCTGCCAGTCGCTTCCTTAATACCAATAATTTTGTCATGTTGGCTTAACTCAGCAACTGCTGGGGGTAGCATGTCTACCGCAGTTCGTCCTGGTACATTATATAAAATTTGTGGAATATGGCTGCTATTAGCGATTGCTTCAAAATGTTTTATCAAGCCACGTTGTGACGGCTTATTATAATAGGGCGTTACACATAAAAAAGCATCAATACCAGATAGCTGGCTCATTCGCAGTGTCAATTCAACCGCTTCAGAAGTTGAGTTAGCACCGTTACCTGCTATAACTTTCACTCTGTTGTTGGCTGTTTTAACAACTGTTTCAACGACTTTCACGTGCTCATCCACAGGTAATGTGGCTGATTCGCCCGTTGTACCAACCGCAACTATGCCATCAGTGCCAGCTTGAACATGAAATTCAACTAATTTTTCAAGTGTTTGGTAATCCACCTCGCCATTTTTATGCATAGGTGTAATTAGCGCAACAATACTTCCTCGGATCATTTAATGCCCCCATAAAATCAAGCGTTCTATGGTACTGTTGAGCGCTAAAAAAGACAATATGAATGCAGCATTTGAGGTAAATTAATCTTAAATATTTACATTTTTTGGTAAAAACACCGCGTTTTCCATGAAAATAGCCTAAATCCATACAAGGTAAATTAATCATTTTTGCGTAAATGCGATGCAGACTGTCTGGAAACTACAGCTTAAATTAATATTTCGGATGTCATCCCTTTGCTATCCTATCTGACAGCAAAATATAAAATTTGTTATCATTGCTTAACCAACCTAACAAAGCAGTAAGGAAATAATTGAATATGAAAACATTAACCGAAGGCCAAGCGGCACCAAAATTTGAATTACTTAACCAAGCACAACAAACTATTAAGCTAACGGATCTCATTAAAACTCATAAAGTATTAGTTTATTTTTATCCAAAAGCACTTACTCCTGGCTGTACCACACAAGCTTGTGGATTACGTGACACGATAGCCGAACTTGAAGCTCAAAATACTAAAGTGGTTGGTATTAGCCCTGATCAACCTGAAAAGCTAGCTAAGTTTGTTGACAAACATGACCTTAACTTTGATTTGTTGGCAGATCCTGATCATGCGGTTGCCGATGGGTTTGGTGTTTGGGGATTAAAGAAATTTATGGGTAAAGAATACGACGGTATTCACCGTATCAGTTTTTTAGTCGGTAAAGATGGCAACGTTGAACATGTTTTTAATAAATTTAAAACCAAAGACCACCACCAAGTTGTGCTTGATTATTTAACCTCTAGCCAAGATCGCGAGTAATTATCTACCCCTGTAGCAATGCAAGGTTAATTGATGATGCTAGTTGGCGTTGTTAACCTTGTTTGGTATTATTGCCACACATTTCAATTCAAGTTAAATCCATTAAAAACTTAGATTTAACTTGAAGCTGCCCACAGTGATTTATAGGAATTTTGATTAATGAACCTTGCTGATAAAGTATTAGCAGTCAACGATGATTTGCCAATTCGAACCGACAAGCCAGTTCACAGCGGAAAAGTTCGCTCTGTTTATTGGTTAACACCACAAGACAGCCGCCGCTTAATAAAAGAAAAAGGCTACCCTGTCCGCGAAGATGCACCCCTTGCGATAATGGTGATCAGTGATCGAATTTCAGCTTTTGATTGCATTTGGCACGGTGAACAAGGTATGCAAGGCGTTCCGGGTAAAGGCGCCGCATTAAATGCAATTTCTAATCATTGGTTTAAATTATTTAAACAACAAGGCCTGGCCGATAGCCATATTTTGGATATTCCTCACCCGTTTGTGTGGATCGTGCAAAAAGCAAAGCCGGTTAAAATTGAAGCTATTTGTCGCCAGTATATTACGGGATCTATGTGGCGAGCATACAATAAAGGCGAACGAAATTTTTGTGGTATAAAATTACCAGAAGGTTTGACTAAAGATCAAAAATTACCTGAGCTTTTAATCACACCTTCAACCAAAGGCATACTAAAAGGCATTCCAAATGTACCTGAAGTCGACGATGTCAATATTACACGCGACGACATTCAAAACAATTTCGCAGCATTTAATTTTTCTAACCAAGCTGATATTCAAACCTATGAAAATTTATTAACGCAAGGCTTTGATGTGATTAGCAATGCTTTAGCTCAGCTAGATCAAATATTTGTCGATACCAAGTTTGAATTTGGCTATGTAGAAGATGAAAACGGACAAGAAAAACTCATTTATATGGATGAGGTAGGCACGCCTGATTCTTCGCGAATATGGGATGGAACAGCTTATCAAAATGGTGACATTGTTGAAAACTCTAAAGAAGGTTTTCGTCAATTGTTGTTAAATCACTTTCCAGATCCTGATATTTTATTAAATAAAGATCGAATGAATGAGCGCAGCGAATTGGCTAAAAACAACGCTTTACCAGTGGATGTTTTAATGGATGTTTCGCAAGTTTATGTTGGTATTGCTGAAAAAATAACGGGTGAAAAGCTCAATTTATCTGATAACCCTAAAGCTGAAATTATTGATATTTTACGTAATCAATATGGGCTTATTGATTAAATTTTTAGATAAGCCATAGTGCTCACTATGGCTTATATTTTTCGCTTTAGCTTTGCAGCGTTTGAATTAACTCTTGCCAACTGGGCTTTGCATCTGGCTTGCGTCATAACTAGTTGGCCATGCGTTAATAACCGCTTTCACCAAGGTTGCTAACGGGATGGCAAAAAACACCCCCCAAAATCCCCACACACCGCCAAAAAACAATACAGCCACTATAATAAATACAGGGTGCAAATTAACCGCTTGCGAAAACAATATTGGCACAATCACATTGCCATCAATCGCTTGAATAATACCGTAAGCAATCATGACATACCAAAACTCTGGGCTCACTCCAAATTGAAATAAGGCAACAATACCAACTGGCACTGTGACCACGGCTGCACCAATATAAGGTATTAATACAGACAAACCCACTGCAACCCCTAATAATACGGCATAGCGTAAATCAAGCAATAAAAAAGTAATAACCGAGACGCTACCCACAATTAAAATTTCAATCACTTTGCCTTGAATATAATTTCCAATTTGCTGATTCATTTCCGCCCATACTTTTATGGCTAAACGTCGTTTTTTAGGCATCAAAAACATGACTTGGCGTAATAGCGTTTCTTTGTCGGCCAACATAAAAAAAACTAATAAAGGCACTAATACTAAGTAAATAAGTAAAGTGACTACCGTAACAATTGAGTTTAAAGATGCCGTTAATAAACCTTTACTAGATTCAACAAATTGCTCATTGATCGAGGCAGTCACCGCTTTTATCTGTTCGGCGTTAATCACATCTTGATATTCTGGGATATTCAATAAATAATCCTGACCTTGCTGGATTATATTCGGAATTTCATTAATTAAATTAAGCAATTGATGCCATATAAGTGGGGTGAGCCCTAAAAACGAAATAATACACAAGCAAATAAAAACAACGACTACGGCTCCTACCGCTAAACTCCGCCTAACGCCTAAACAGGTTAGATGACTAATTGGCCATTCTAATAAATAAGCGATCACTAACGCGACAATGACAGGCGCTAAAATATCCCCGAGCAATACTAAACCAAAAAATATAAAGACTAATATCAGCGCCAGAGTAATTGCATCCGGATCTGAAAAGCGTTTGTGATACCAATTTATAATAAAGTCTAACACTGTTGTTTCCTGTTTATTTGTATTGCGTCCAAGACGGCAATTTACTTTATCGCTAACGCTTCTAATTACTTACACTTTAAGTAATTCTTGTTGTAGATCATGAATATCATCTCTTAATTTAGCAGCTTGTTCAAACTCTAAATTACGCGCATGTTCAAACATATCTGCTTCTAATTTTTTAATTTCTTTACTTATTTCAGCCGCATTATTTAATTTATACTGAGCTTTTTTATCAGCAACCTTACGCAGCTTAACCTGCCCTGTTTTAACATCATTCGCCGCATCACCTAAATCCATTACATCAGTAATTTTTTTATTCAAAGCTTGCGGGGTAATACCATTTTCTAAATTAAATGCAGTTTGTTTTTCGCGACGCCGATCTGTTTCATCTATTGCTTTGCGCATCGACTTAGTGATTTTATCAGCATATAAAATCGCTTTGCCGTTTAAGTTTCGGGCAGCACGTCCCATTGTTTGAATGAGCGATCGTTCTGAACGTAAAAACCCTTCCTTATCGGCATCTAAAATAGCAACCAGAGAAACCTCTGGCATATCTAAGCCTTCACGTAGTAAGTTAATACCAACTAACACATCAAATTTACCTAGTCGTAAATCACGAATAATTTCCATTCTTTCAACGGTATCTATATCTGAATGCAAGTAGCGCACTTTAATATCGTGTTCACTTAAATAATCAGTTAAATCTTCCGCCATCCGCTTGGTTAAAGTTGTCACTAAAACACGCTCACCCATTGCAATACGCAATCTAGCTTCTGACATTAAGTCATCCACTTGGGTATTAACAGGTCTAACTTCAATGGCGGGATCAACTAAACCTGTTGGTCTAACAACCTGCTCCGCGACTTCACCATTTGATTTTTCAAGTTCATAGGGACCCGGCGTTGCTGATACAAAAATGCTTTGCGGCATTAAGCTTTCAAATTCTTCAAATTTAAGTGGTCGGTTATCTAACGCCGAAGGCAATCTAAACCCGTATTCAACTAAGTTTTCTTTACGTGCTCTGTCGCCTTTGTACATAGCGCCAATTTGCGGAACGGTCACGTGAGACTCATCAATGATCATCAAACCATCTGCTGGCAAATAATCAATTAAAGTGGGCGGCGGCTCGCCATTATCACGACCAGACAAATACCGAGAGTAATTTTCAATGCCGGAGCAATAACCCAGCTCTAACATCATTTCTAAATCATATTGCGTTCTTTGAGTAATTCTTTGCTCTTCGATTAACTTATTATTGTCTAATAATTGCTGGCGTCGTTGCTTAAGTTCGGCTTTAATTTGCTCAATCGCATCAACAATTTTTTCGCGTGGTGTAACATAGTGAGTTTTGGGGTAGATAGTTGCACGTGCCAAATTACGAAAAACTTCACCGGTTAACGGATCAAACTCTCTAATTTGTTCTAGCTCTTCATCAAATAATTCAACTCGAATTGCATTTCGTTCCGAATCTGCCGGAAAAATATCAATTACATCGCCCCTAACTCGGTATGTACCTCGTTGAAAATCTATATCGTTACGAGTGTATTGAAGCTCGGCTAACCGGCGTAATATCGCCCTTTGATCTAAAATATCACCTTGGCGTAAATGCAATAGCATCTGCATATAGGATTGAGGGTCACCCAAGCCATAAATTGCTGATACAGATGCAACAATAATAACGTCTCGTCTTTCTAATAAAGCTTTCGTTGCCGACAAACGCATTTGTTCAATGTGATCATTTATCGACGCATCTTTTTCAATAAACGTATCTGTTGAAGGCACGTAGGCTTCAGGCTGATAATAATCATAATAAGATACAAAATATTCGACCGCATTATTGGGGAAAAATTCTTTCATTTCACCATAAAGCTGTGCTGCCAAGGTTTTATTAGGCGCCATCAGAATTGCTGGCCGGCCTAATTTTGCAATCATACTGGCTACGGTAAAAGTTTTTCCTGAACCCGTAACACCGAGTAAGGTTTGATGTGCTAAACCCGCATCAATCCCATCTACCAGTTGCGCAATTGCTTTAGGTTGATCACCCGCGGGGCTATAATGAGAGACTAATTCAAATGATTTCATTGATTTAAGCCTTTGATGTTATTTGAATTTGTTTAAAGTAATGATTAAAACGCATAAAAGATACGCTTGCCATAAGTAAATTAGCAATCACGCATGCGGCAAATAAGCCGACAATACCACCCACTAAACCACCAATATAAGCAAATGGCACATAAAAAACAAACAAACGCAGGATACTTAGCTGCACAGAGATCATAGGTTGATGCAATGCATTAAATGACGAGTTCGTTAAAATAACAATCCCCTGCAAACCATAACCTACAGGTAAAATCCAAATAAAAATACAAATCAGATGCTGTACTTTTTCATTATCTGAAAACGCATCTGCAATCCAAGGCGCGCAAACAGCCAGTAAAACGTAAACCCCGAGTTGCCAAAATAATACAAAACGACAACTCATTTTATAAGCTTGTTGAACTCGTTTTGTTTGGTTAGCGCCTAAATTTTGGCTAATAAAAGGTGGCAGTGTCATCGATAAAGCTAATACCAGCATACTTGCAATTGATTCTATTCGTTGTCCAACCCCAAAAGCAGCAACGGCTTCGTGACCATATTGTGCGATAATCGCAGTTAAAATACTCATAGCTAACGGTGTTAGCATGCTCGCACCTGAAGCAGGCAAGCCAATTTTTAAAATAGCAATAACTGATAATTTTAACTTGTCAAAAGCAGGGATAGCTAATTCAACCAAACCTCGCTGAACCGTTAATAAATAGATAATAAGTGAACTACTCACGATCCAAGCGGCAACACTTGCAAAAGCAGCACCTTGAATGCCCATTGCGGGTACAGGACCCCAACCAAAAATGAGTATAGGATCGAGTACAGCGTTAATGAATCCGCCCAACGCCATTATGATACCCGGCGTTTTAGTATCGCCAGAGGCCCGTAAAATAGCATTACCTATCATAGGTAAAGTTAAAAAGACGGCGCCCAAATACCAAATTTGCATATAGTCATGAATATGATTGAGGGTATTAGCTTCGCTTCCTAACAAAATAAATAATGGGTCAATTGTTAAATAACCCAGTACAGCTAAACCAATCACTAAAACGGTAGATAAAATTAATGCACTACACCCTTGTATTTGTGCTTTATCTTCTTGGCCACTACCCAGCGTTTTGGCAATAACAGCAGAGGTACCCACCCCTAAACCTATGGTTAAACTAATCAGGGTAAATGTAATCGGAAAGGTGAAACTTACCGCGGCTAGCTCGTCCGTTCCTATTAAGCCAATAAAAAAAGTATCAACTAAATTAAATGACATTAATGCAACCATGCCCATCATCATAGGAATTGTCATTTTTGTTAAAGTTGACTTAATAGGCTGAGTTAACAAGTCATTTCGTTTTTTATCTGTCGGCACGGCTAAATCCAATAATCCAGAATATGGGAGCGCGATAGTTTAAGTGATCCATAAACTAAGTGCCATGATTTATAGTAACTCAGTATAGTTAACTGACCATTAGCGCTTATTAATCTTTATTTTTTTGTTTTAAATGTCATTGTAATAACTCAGTTTATTAACCTTACCCAAACAAATTGAACTTGAGATAAATATTTTAGCGTATTAATTGGCCTATTTATTGAATATTTAATCAATCCTTTAGTCATGATATGCACAAGAGCTAGAAATATTTGAACGTCAATACCTCCAAAAACAGAAAACCTCGCCTAAAAACACGTAAGTTATTGATTATAAATTAAAAATATTTTTTTAATTATTTTTCAGTTATTTTTATTGACACAGTAACCACGCGGCTTAGACCCAGATATTCAAACTTATAAACATAGTTATCCACAGTTTTAGTGGATAACCAAAGCCAGCCCTTGAATTACCTAGCTTTGCACAAAGCAAACTGTTTTTTTTAACAGTA is a window encoding:
- the dapA gene encoding 4-hydroxy-tetrahydrodipicolinate synthase, whose translation is MIRGSIVALITPMHKNGEVDYQTLEKLVEFHVQAGTDGIVAVGTTGESATLPVDEHVKVVETVVKTANNRVKVIAGNGANSTSEAVELTLRMSQLSGIDAFLCVTPYYNKPSQRGLIKHFEAIANSSHIPQILYNVPGRTAVDMLPPAVAELSQHDKIIGIKEATGSIDRLHEIKALVSDDFSLLSGDDETSLAFLQAGGHGVISVTANVAPSEVSNICELIKQDKYDEAKVIDEKILILHQKLFVESNPVPVKWALFRMGLIPECIFRLPLLEPEPNSKLVIEQALQQSGFIHA
- the bamC gene encoding outer membrane protein assembly factor BamC, whose product is MHKTKRLLKWTSLAACSALLAACAGKPNKADGDFNYTDAQLKEPIKVPENLSSAQVKQDYYIDHQSQLDGQVGNKISIFPPRLIAPIVTASHIDDNDPRSTIWFEQTEQIDNLNQAIWNAINGYLDKNDVDVLSYDKNAQVLLTDWVEVERETGWGLWTNSHLVERQKYQFEVKMKPHGRSGQVKVKLVERQAVKENDPMHQVFSDQAVETEMVNAIVGHFEYRLRLDAENRRTEYVKGFNMERGQAPNGDDAFILDVPYEHAWVRIIDALDHYEMLMTDLNKIQGRIYARAKSDNTGFWSNLVGKNEQLLGLKKGSYVIEVIRAGDKTAVVFNDITLDPLTEKQLDKVYQKLSERFAENLE
- a CDS encoding AI-2E family transporter, translated to MLDFIINWYHKRFSDPDAITLALILVFIFFGLVLLGDILAPVIVALVIAYLLEWPISHLTCLGVRRSLAVGAVVVVFICLCIISFLGLTPLIWHQLLNLINEIPNIIQQGQDYLLNIPEYQDVINAEQIKAVTASINEQFVESSKGLLTASLNSIVTVVTLLIYLVLVPLLVFFMLADKETLLRQVMFLMPKKRRLAIKVWAEMNQQIGNYIQGKVIEILIVGSVSVITFLLLDLRYAVLLGVAVGLSVLIPYIGAAVVTVPVGIVALFQFGVSPEFWYVMIAYGIIQAIDGNVIVPILFSQAVNLHPVFIIVAVLFFGGVWGFWGVFFAIPLATLVKAVINAWPTSYDASQMQSPVGKS
- the galE gene encoding UDP-glucose 4-epimerase GalE, producing the protein MSSTILVTGGAGYIGSHTVLELLNQGDQVIVVDNLSNASEEALERVKKITGKHVVFFQADILDKPALSQIFKHNNIDAVIHFAGLKAVGESTQIPLTYYHNNVTGTITLCQVMAEFNVKSLVFSSSATVYGDPAALPLVESMPTGIPTNAYGHSKLMIEEILRDLAESDPSWRIAILRYFNPIGAHESGLIGEDPNGIPNNLMPFITQVAVGRRDKLSIFGNDYNTKDGTGVRDYIHVVDLALGHLKALDKLKSDSGVFTYNLGTGTGYSVLEMATAFEKVSQQPIPYEVVDRRPGDVAACYADASAAKAELNWSAQYELERMCQDSWRWQKNNPNGYKQ
- a CDS encoding NAD-dependent epimerase; the protein is MKFLITGAAGFIGFHTALKLLQQGHQVVGIDNLNDYYSVKLKEDRLAELAPYSEFKFIKLDLANREGMAELFKKEQFEQVIHLAAQAGVRYSIDNPFAYADANLIGHLSILEGCRHNQVKHLVYASSSSVYGLNEKMPFDTSDSVDHPVSLYAATKKSNELMSHTYAHLYGIPTSGLRFFTVYGPWGRPDMALFKFTKAMLDGKAIDIYNNGDMARDFTYIDDIVEGILRVARKPPSANANWKPEAGSAKDSSAPYYIYNIGNGSPVKLMDFVKAIEDAIGIEASKNFMPMQPGDVYKTWADTQDLETITDYKPQVGVKQGVNAFVDWYRTYYQV
- the uvrB gene encoding excinuclease ABC subunit UvrB; amino-acid sequence: MKSFELVSHYSPAGDQPKAIAQLVDGIDAGLAHQTLLGVTGSGKTFTVASMIAKLGRPAILMAPNKTLAAQLYGEMKEFFPNNAVEYFVSYYDYYQPEAYVPSTDTFIEKDASINDHIEQMRLSATKALLERRDVIIVASVSAIYGLGDPQSYMQMLLHLRQGDILDQRAILRRLAELQYTRNDIDFQRGTYRVRGDVIDIFPADSERNAIRVELFDEELEQIREFDPLTGEVFRNLARATIYPKTHYVTPREKIVDAIEQIKAELKQRRQQLLDNNKLIEEQRITQRTQYDLEMMLELGYCSGIENYSRYLSGRDNGEPPPTLIDYLPADGLMIIDESHVTVPQIGAMYKGDRARKENLVEYGFRLPSALDNRPLKFEEFESLMPQSIFVSATPGPYELEKSNGEVAEQVVRPTGLVDPAIEVRPVNTQVDDLMSEARLRIAMGERVLVTTLTKRMAEDLTDYLSEHDIKVRYLHSDIDTVERMEIIRDLRLGKFDVLVGINLLREGLDMPEVSLVAILDADKEGFLRSERSLIQTMGRAARNLNGKAILYADKITKSMRKAIDETDRRREKQTAFNLENGITPQALNKKITDVMDLGDAANDVKTGQVKLRKVADKKAQYKLNNAAEISKEIKKLEADMFEHARNLEFEQAAKLRDDIHDLQQELLKV
- the bcp gene encoding thioredoxin-dependent thiol peroxidase — its product is MKTLTEGQAAPKFELLNQAQQTIKLTDLIKTHKVLVYFYPKALTPGCTTQACGLRDTIAELEAQNTKVVGISPDQPEKLAKFVDKHDLNFDLLADPDHAVADGFGVWGLKKFMGKEYDGIHRISFLVGKDGNVEHVFNKFKTKDHHQVVLDYLTSSQDRE
- a CDS encoding phosphoribosylaminoimidazolesuccinocarboxamide synthase; the protein is MNLADKVLAVNDDLPIRTDKPVHSGKVRSVYWLTPQDSRRLIKEKGYPVREDAPLAIMVISDRISAFDCIWHGEQGMQGVPGKGAALNAISNHWFKLFKQQGLADSHILDIPHPFVWIVQKAKPVKIEAICRQYITGSMWRAYNKGERNFCGIKLPEGLTKDQKLPELLITPSTKGILKGIPNVPEVDDVNITRDDIQNNFAAFNFSNQADIQTYENLLTQGFDVISNALAQLDQIFVDTKFEFGYVEDENGQEKLIYMDEVGTPDSSRIWDGTAYQNGDIVENSKEGFRQLLLNHFPDPDILLNKDRMNERSELAKNNALPVDVLMDVSQVYVGIAEKITGEKLNLSDNPKAEIIDILRNQYGLID
- a CDS encoding DUF481 domain-containing protein, whose translation is MKLKLSFAIACALTSHSVYAKQGQDKLGSFVASVEVGYIMTSGTNKNDSTSTIVKFDIGNETESFRNQFAFDSTFKEDEVSYTDDNNEEKKRKKTTKEKYFASVQTNYKVNREGDAILAFASYESDRFSAFHYQTSIATGYNTRVLDSKTGFLDLSIGPGYAFDSLRVYTNDEGQRVNADNVLIYDDNGAITYPKDDYENRKQMIWRGAVTYQRKIMENINFKSAYSIEKGNYNTKSVFETALTMQVNGSLSLKAAVKNKKNTNEGITTDDKRNSVTLVYNF